Proteins encoded by one window of Venturia canescens isolate UGA chromosome 2, ASM1945775v1, whole genome shotgun sequence:
- the LOC122407305 gene encoding protein-lysine methyltransferase METTL21D-like isoform X1, translating into MKGLDDIFTRSFEIESRECSLTLHQQKIGDVNCVVWDAALVLAKYLDVCCQNDKYGGNWLFGKKVVELGSGIGCVGMTAACLGAQVICTDLASALPILERNIQVNEDHWKKFGGSVCAQVLEWGKEILEDLSPDIILLADCVYYAESIDPLLKTLEMLLNRNAQSYAILSQEERDTPGQIRVWEIFMEKLRNQFSVEIVPISDQDSMYSSEDIHLMKLKPKKKWI; encoded by the exons ATGAAGGGTTTAGATGATATTTTTACAAGATCTTTCGAAATAGAATCACGAGAATGCAGTCTAACGCTACATCAGCAAAAAATAGGGGATGTAAATTGCGTAGTGTGGGACGCGGCGTTGGTACTTGCAAAGTATCTCGACGTTTGTTGTCAGAATGACAAATACGGTGGGAATTGGTTGTTTGGAAAGAAAGTTGTTGAATTAGGATCAGGGATCGGTTGTGTAGGCATGACCGCCGCGTGTCTTGG GGCTCAAGTAATCTGCACAGATTTAGCAAGTGCTTTACCGATATTGGAGAGAAACATTCAAGTGAATGAGGATCACTGGAAAAAATTCGGTGGCTCTGTGTGCGCCCAAGTTTTGGAATGGGGGAAGGAAATTCTTGAGGATTTATCACCAGATATTATTCTTTTGGCTGACTGTGTATATTACGCAGAG TCGATAGACCCTTTGCTCAAAACATTGGAAATGTTGTTGAATCGGAATGCTCAATCGTATGCAATATTGTCACAAGAGGAGAGAGACACACCTGGACAAATTCGAGTTTGGGAGATTTTTATGGAGAAATTAAGGAACCAGTTCAGCGTGGAAATTGTACCAATTTCGGATCAAGATTCAATGTACTCCAGCGAGGACATACACTTAATGAAACTTAAgcctaaaaaaaaatggatttaa
- the LOC122407305 gene encoding protein-lysine methyltransferase METTL21D-like isoform X2: MVLISHLNQQYTCWFLVQATGANRTKTCWAQVICTDLASALPILERNIQVNEDHWKKFGGSVCAQVLEWGKEILEDLSPDIILLADCVYYAESIDPLLKTLEMLLNRNAQSYAILSQEERDTPGQIRVWEIFMEKLRNQFSVEIVPISDQDSMYSSEDIHLMKLKPKKKWI; this comes from the exons ATGGTTCTCATTTCTCATCTCAATCAACAGTATACTTGTTGGTTCTTGGTTCAGGCAACCGGAGCCAATCGAACCAAAACTTGTTG GGCTCAAGTAATCTGCACAGATTTAGCAAGTGCTTTACCGATATTGGAGAGAAACATTCAAGTGAATGAGGATCACTGGAAAAAATTCGGTGGCTCTGTGTGCGCCCAAGTTTTGGAATGGGGGAAGGAAATTCTTGAGGATTTATCACCAGATATTATTCTTTTGGCTGACTGTGTATATTACGCAGAG TCGATAGACCCTTTGCTCAAAACATTGGAAATGTTGTTGAATCGGAATGCTCAATCGTATGCAATATTGTCACAAGAGGAGAGAGACACACCTGGACAAATTCGAGTTTGGGAGATTTTTATGGAGAAATTAAGGAACCAGTTCAGCGTGGAAATTGTACCAATTTCGGATCAAGATTCAATGTACTCCAGCGAGGACATACACTTAATGAAACTTAAgcctaaaaaaaaatggatttaa